The Candidatus Nanopelagicales bacterium genome has a window encoding:
- a CDS encoding beta-lactamase family protein, with product MFGRPILLGVTAISTAGLLLAGFSSTSSSEPSQTAPATEQAFGSATQATFQAVLDTVRTKFNYPGAQAGIWSPDGTWVGVTGTKGVGSTEPPARDDHTRIGSLTKPFTVAVILQLAEQGKVALDDPIGKYTPGMANSQTATLRMLSNMTSGIPSYTFDEEFLKDFGSDPQRVFTPQELIDYVKGKPASFQAGTEGEFSNTNTVLLGMVIEKVTGKPFTDSLKSGITEPLGLTQTSFPAGSPDLPEPYLSGTTKQGEPEGTVKNATNWNPSWGFTAGAMISTLDDLHKWGVALGSGEGVFNTESQLEREASKVSRAKGNSPTSTYALGFGVKNGWMGHTGTLPGYNTDVNCDPQDQDHCGRHGQQRYPAR from the coding sequence ATGTTCGGTCGTCCAATTTTGCTCGGAGTCACAGCCATTTCGACCGCGGGCTTGTTGCTTGCTGGTTTTTCCAGCACATCGTCCTCAGAGCCGAGCCAGACCGCACCTGCCACCGAGCAAGCTTTCGGCAGCGCCACGCAGGCGACGTTCCAGGCCGTCTTGGACACTGTTCGAACCAAGTTCAACTACCCAGGCGCCCAGGCGGGGATCTGGAGTCCGGATGGCACCTGGGTCGGTGTCACCGGAACCAAAGGTGTGGGCAGCACTGAGCCACCAGCACGAGACGACCACACCCGCATCGGCAGCCTGACCAAGCCGTTCACGGTCGCCGTAATCTTGCAGCTCGCTGAACAGGGCAAGGTCGCACTCGACGATCCGATCGGTAAATACACCCCCGGCATGGCGAACAGCCAGACAGCGACTCTCCGGATGTTGTCGAACATGACCAGCGGCATCCCGTCTTACACCTTCGACGAGGAGTTCCTCAAGGATTTCGGCAGCGATCCGCAACGGGTATTCACGCCGCAAGAACTCATTGACTACGTCAAGGGAAAGCCAGCATCGTTCCAAGCGGGCACTGAAGGCGAGTTCTCCAACACCAACACCGTCTTACTTGGGATGGTCATCGAGAAGGTGACTGGCAAGCCGTTCACTGACTCCCTTAAGTCTGGCATCACGGAACCCTTGGGGCTTACTCAGACCTCCTTCCCCGCCGGTTCGCCGGACCTACCGGAGCCTTACCTCAGCGGCACCACCAAACAAGGTGAACCCGAGGGAACGGTCAAGAACGCCACCAACTGGAATCCGTCGTGGGGCTTCACCGCCGGCGCGATGATCTCTACCCTCGACGACCTGCACAAATGGGGCGTCGCCCTTGGCTCGGGCGAGGGAGTGTTCAACACGGAGTCGCAGTTGGAACGCGAGGCATCAAAGGTCAGCAGGGCAAAGGGCAATTCCCCGACGAGCACTTACGCCCTAGGCTTCGGCGTCAAGAACGGTTGGATGGGACACACTGGCACGTTGCCCGGTTACAACACCGACGTGAACTGTGACCCCCAAGATCAAGACCACTGTGGTCGTCATGGTCAACAGCGATATCCCGCTCGGTGA
- a CDS encoding patatin-like phospholipase family protein, whose translation MGERVAVVLSGAAARGAFQAGAMARLLPALSAQGYEPTVFLGTSAGGINAALWASLADLGPQDCGAAVVSTWRQMGRADVFAHPVKSLIGDVPRVLGSVAGWPGGLPALLDTTPLRRTAERVLDVDRLARNVEDGTVAAVGVSATWIPTEHPTKDHAHTLQDRTTVFAHSRTLSTAGITDPDRAVDLADGPILREHVLASAAIPIAFPPVWIDQPSGASGWYMDGGVRLNTPLRPALALGADRILVVAAMSTEYGDPPIRPTQRGSSPPMADSAAVVMHSVLADRMAEDLRTLRSRNRSAVEAAKVGATLTKSNGDELRAVPLMAVSPEPGQLRELAAATLRSNVRRGPLGLWRESDSIVLDRMLRGLGDGPGRAELFSYLYFDETYFAEQIKLGEAAADEALASGWALD comes from the coding sequence GTGGGTGAACGTGTGGCGGTGGTGCTTTCGGGTGCTGCCGCTAGAGGTGCCTTTCAGGCTGGGGCGATGGCGCGGCTGCTGCCCGCCCTCAGCGCACAGGGATACGAACCGACGGTCTTCCTCGGGACGAGCGCTGGTGGGATCAACGCCGCGCTTTGGGCGTCGTTGGCCGATCTCGGACCCCAGGACTGTGGCGCTGCCGTTGTGAGTACCTGGCGACAGATGGGACGCGCCGACGTCTTTGCACATCCGGTCAAGTCCCTGATTGGCGATGTCCCGCGCGTGTTGGGGTCAGTGGCGGGGTGGCCGGGTGGGCTGCCCGCCCTGCTGGACACCACTCCCCTGCGTCGGACCGCCGAACGTGTGCTGGATGTCGACCGACTCGCGAGGAACGTCGAAGACGGAACCGTTGCGGCGGTGGGGGTCTCTGCCACCTGGATTCCCACTGAGCACCCGACCAAGGATCACGCCCACACCCTGCAGGACCGCACAACGGTGTTCGCCCATAGCCGCACCCTTTCCACGGCCGGGATCACCGATCCGGATCGGGCAGTGGACCTAGCCGATGGGCCGATCCTGCGCGAGCACGTACTTGCCTCAGCTGCGATCCCGATCGCCTTCCCGCCGGTGTGGATTGACCAACCAAGCGGCGCAAGCGGTTGGTACATGGACGGTGGCGTGCGGCTGAACACTCCCCTAAGGCCCGCGCTGGCGTTGGGTGCTGATCGGATCCTCGTGGTTGCCGCAATGTCGACGGAATACGGGGACCCGCCGATTCGACCGACCCAGCGGGGATCAAGCCCACCCATGGCCGATTCCGCTGCCGTGGTCATGCATTCGGTGCTAGCGGACCGGATGGCCGAGGATTTGCGGACACTGAGGTCGCGCAATCGCAGCGCCGTCGAGGCCGCCAAAGTGGGGGCCACGTTGACTAAGTCGAATGGCGACGAGTTGCGGGCCGTGCCATTGATGGCCGTCAGTCCGGAACCCGGCCAACTGCGTGAGTTGGCGGCGGCGACGCTGCGAAGCAATGTTCGACGCGGACCGCTGGGGCTATGGCGCGAATCCGACAGCATCGTGTTGGATCGAATGCTGCGGGGCCTCGGGGATGGTCCGGGCCGTGCCGAGCTCTTCAGCTACCTATATTTCGACGAGACGTACTTCGCCGAGCAAATCAAGCTGGGTGAGGCGGCCGCGGACGAGGCACTCGCATCCGGTTGGGCACTGGATTGA